The DNA region TCCACCACTTCATCACGTAGATTGCCGCCCAAGTGCCAACCATTTCAGCGGGTTTCGCCCAGTTGGCAAAGACCAGAATTCCCACCATAACAGCAAAAAATAGGGCATTTTGCCACAATGGACGAGGCACTTCTGGCTCCGGAAAACTGGCTTGAGCTTCAATTTTCTCCAGTTCTTCTTTGCGAAAAATGAATGCCATCAGCACCCCAATCATCACACTAAAGGCGATCGCACCCACGGCTCTGGCAATGCCCAACGGCAAGCCCAAAATCCGCGCCGTCATGATAATAGCCAGCACATTAATCGCTGGGCCGGAATAGAGAAAGGCGGTGGCAGGTCCCAACCCTGCGCCCATACGATAGATCCCAGCGAATAGCGGAAGAACTGTGCAAGAACAGACGGCAAGAATGGTACCGGAGACAGAGGCCACGCCATAGGCGAGAACTTTATTGGCATTGGCACCCAGGTATTTCATGACTGCATCCTGGGAAATGAATACGGCGATCGCGCCCGCAATAAAGAAGGCGGGAATCAGGCAGAGCAAAACGTGTTCTTGAGCGTACCAGCGCACCAGATACAACGATTCAAAAAAGGCATTTCTCAGCCGTTCTGAATGTTGAATCAGTTCTACGGGCAGATAAAAGCACAGAAGAAAACCCACTACAATCCACAGCAAAGGTTTCCATTCTGATTTCCAAAAAGGCATAAACGCTCCTCCTTGAAAGGTTGCACCACAGAGGCACAGAGAACACAGGGCTATTCCTATGTGTCTTTGTGGTTAGTTCTACAGATGATGCAATCTTTGAGCCTAAGCAGGTAGCAGTGACTCAATCTCCTGGGGATCGAGTACTTTGCCCTGGCTTAGCACTTTGCCGTCTACAACAAGGGCTGGGGTTTTCATCACGCCGCGTTTAACAATTTCCATCGTATCGGTGATGTGGGCAACTTCTGCGTCTAGCTGGCAATGGGCAATCGCTTCCCTCGCATTCGCCTCTAACTGCTGACATTTTTTACAACCTGTTCCCAAAATTTCAACCTTGAGCGTCATAGTTTAGTTCCTCCTGATCATGAAGCGGTGGATTGCGTAACGGCTCTGCCGAAACCACCAGGGGGTGCTGTTGAAACACCACGCACTGTTGCCCTGGGGCAGGTTGTGCCAGACCGCGCTGACATTGATCCAGGAGTGGCTTGAGCTGAGTTTTCAGTGTTTGCAGTTTGTTGATGGTCTCGTCAATGTGTTGCACTTTCTTAAGCAGGCGATCGTACACTTCCTGGCAAGAAAGCTGCTGCCCATCTTGCAACATCAGTAGGTCTTTAATATCATCCAGGCTTAACCCCAGAGCTTTGGCTTGGGTAATGAAAGATAACC from Leptodesmis sichuanensis A121 includes:
- a CDS encoding thioredoxin family protein, with the translated sequence MTLKVEILGTGCKKCQQLEANAREAIAHCQLDAEVAHITDTMEIVKRGVMKTPALVVDGKVLSQGKVLDPQEIESLLPA
- a CDS encoding heavy metal-responsive transcriptional regulator — translated: MFQVGEVSRRLGLNPQTLYFYERIGLMPSPKRTAAGYRLYEQPDLERLSFITQAKALGLSLDDIKDLLMLQDGQQLSCQEVYDRLLKKVQHIDETINKLQTLKTQLKPLLDQCQRGLAQPAPGQQCVVFQQHPLVVSAEPLRNPPLHDQEELNYDAQG
- a CDS encoding permease — encoded protein: MPFWKSEWKPLLWIVVGFLLCFYLPVELIQHSERLRNAFFESLYLVRWYAQEHVLLCLIPAFFIAGAIAVFISQDAVMKYLGANANKVLAYGVASVSGTILAVCSCTVLPLFAGIYRMGAGLGPATAFLYSGPAINVLAIIMTARILGLPLGIARAVGAIAFSVMIGVLMAFIFRKEELEKIEAQASFPEPEVPRPLWQNALFFAVMVGILVFANWAKPAEMVGTWAAIYVMKWWITGFLAIALAAILIAWFELNAGKVILIAAVTVVLAFQFPDQPMVAFAAGVIGLSWLTSTNKGEAREWFESSWDFAKQILPLLLLGVIVAGALLGRPGHEGLIPSEWVTRAVGGNSLLSNFVAAFAGAFMYFATLTEVPILQGLIGSGMGQGPALALLLAGPALSLPNMLVIRSIMGTKKTIVFVALVVVMATISGMIYGAFF